The Ictidomys tridecemlineatus isolate mIctTri1 chromosome 6, mIctTri1.hap1, whole genome shotgun sequence genome includes a region encoding these proteins:
- the Shisa2 gene encoding protein shisa-2 homolog, with protein sequence MWGGRHSSAASSLNTASLLQLLLAALLAAGARASGEYCHGWLDAQGVWRIGFQCPERFDAGDATICCGSCALRYCCSSAEARLDQGGCDNDRQQGAGEPGRADKDSPDGSAVPIYVPFLIVGSVFVAFIILGSLVAACCCRCLRPKQEPQQSRAPGANRLMETIPMIPSASTSRGSSSRQSSTAASSSSSANSGARAPPTRSQTNCCLPEGTMNNVYVNMPTNFSVLNCQQATQIVPHQGQYLHPPYVGYTVQHDSVPMTPVPPFMDGLQPGYRQIQSSFPHTSSEQKMYPAVTV encoded by the exons ATGTGGGGCGGACGCCACTCATCCGCCGCCTCCTCCCTGAACACAGCTTCCCTCTTGCAGCTGCTGCTGGCTGCGCTGCTGGCGGCGGGGGCGCGGGCCAGTGGCGAGTACTGCCACGGCTGGCTGGACGCGCAGGGCGTCTGGCGGATAGGCTTCCAGTGCCCCGAGCGTTTCGACGCCGGCGATGCCACCATCTGCTGCGGCAGCTGCGCGTTGCGCTACTGCTGCTCTAGCGCCGAGGCGCGTCTGGACCAGGGTGGCTGTGACAACGACCGCCAGCAGGGCGCGGGTGAGCCTGGTCGGGCGGACAAAGACAGCCCCGACGGCTCGGCAG TGCCCATCTATGTGCCATTCCTGATCGTCGGCTCTGTGTTTGTGGCCTTTATCATCTTGGGGTCCCTCGTGGCAGCCTGTTGCTGCAGATGTCTCCGGCCGAAGCAGGAGCCTCAGCAGAGCAGAGCCCCGGGGGCCAACCGCTTGATGGAGACCATCCCCATGATTCCCAGCGCCAGCACTTCCCGGGGGTCATCCTCCCGCCAGTCCAGCACAGCTGCCAGTTCCAGCTCCAGTGCCAACTCAGGGGCCCGGGCACCCCCAACAAGGTCACAGACCAACTGTTGCTTGCCTGAGGGGACTATGAACAATGTGTATGTTAACATGCCCACAAATTTCTCCGTGCTGAACTGTCAGCAGGCAACCCAGATTGTGCCACATCAAGGGCAGTACCTACATCCCCCATATGTGGGGTACACGGTGCAACATGACTCTGTGCCCATGACACCCGTGCCCCCTTTCATGGATGGCCTACAGCCTGGCTACAGGCAGATTCAGTCCTCCTTCCCCCACACTAGCAGTGAACAGAAGATGTACCCTGCAGTGACTGTATAG